One Pieris rapae chromosome 7, ilPieRapa1.1, whole genome shotgun sequence genomic window carries:
- the LOC110996945 gene encoding max-like protein X, protein MYSRCGSSGSIQNIHQTPSSSNHNSEDEDDSGDNKASALSFKERRREAHTQAEQKRRDAIKKGYDSLQELVPTCQQTDASGYKPSKATVLQKSIDYIQYLLQQRRRQEEERNALRKDVVALRIMQANYEQIVKAQHSVPGHSEQRLTDQEKFQVFQGIMDKLFESFESVTTNNFAEFSAGVFNWLEEYCKPQSLRTLVHGVLRDQSYTP, encoded by the exons atgtattctaGATGTGGAAGTAGTGGATCTATTCAAAATATTCATCAAACTCCATCATCTTCTAATCATAATTCAG aagacGAAGATGATAGTGGCGACAACAAGGCATCTGCGTTGAGTTTTAAAGAAAGAAGACGAGAAGCACATACGCAG GCTGAACAAAAAAGAAGAGATGCCATTAAAAAAGGCTATGATTCCCTACAAGAACTTGTCCCAACTTGTCAACAAACTGACGCTTCAGGATACAAGCCAAGCAAAGCTACT gttcTCCAAAAATCAATTGATTACATACAATACCTATTACAACAACGTAGACGCCAAGAAGAGGAGCGCAATGCATTGAGGAAAGATGTTGTTGCTTTAAGAATAATGCAGGCCAATTATGAGCAAATTGTTAAAGCTCAGCATTCAGTGCCAGGTCATAGTGAACAGAGGCTCACTGATCAGGAAAAATTCCAAGTT TTTCAGGGTATTATGGATAAATTGTTCGAATCCTTTGAGTCGGTAACGACAAACAACTTTGCTGAATTTTCTGCGGGTGTCTTCAACTGGCTAGAGGAATATTGTAAGCCACAATCGTTGCGGACCTTAGTTCACGGCGTTTTGCGGGACCAAAGTTATACACCTTga
- the LOC123689354 gene encoding uncharacterized protein LOC123689354, protein MPRKRERTTTKASWTVETLENAVKKIQRDGTSVYKVSIETGIPYSTLKKRFRLAKVNDASYRRPPKLGRPSVFTEEQELILANHLHTMSKKFYGLTRAQFCKVSYAMAERFGVADRFNEIKKSAGRDFLTGFFQRHPDLSIRKPEATSINRILGFNKAEVDQFFENLEKVMTKYHFPPSQIYNMDETGVTTVQDTKKIIAPRGQKRIGAVTSWERGKNVTTICAMSASGSFIPPLFIFPRQRHSPQLEKDGPPGEKK, encoded by the coding sequence ATGCCAAGAAAACGAGAACGCACCACTACGAAAGCATCTTGGACCGTAGAAACGTTAGAAAATGCGGTCAAAAAAATTCAGCGTGACGGTACATCAGTATACAAGGTATCAATAGAGACAGGAATACCCTACAGCACCTTGAAAAAAAGATTCAGATTGGCTAAGGTCAATGATGCTAGCTACAGGCGTCCTCCTAAACTAGGAAGGCCATCTGTGTTCACTGAGGAACAAGAATTAATTCTGGCTAATCACCTACATacaatgtcaaaaaaattttaCGGACTGACGAGGGCTCAGTTTTGTAAAGTAAGCTACGCCATGGCTGAAAGATTTGGTGTCGCAGATCGATTTAATGAAATCAAGAAGTCTGCGGGCAGAGACTTTCTAACTGGCTTTTTTCAACGACATCCTGATTTAAGTATTAGAAAGCCAGAAGCGACAAGCATCAATAGGATACTTGGGTTCAATAAAGCTGAAGTGGATCAATTCTTTGAAAATTTGGAAAAAGTCATGACAAAATACCACTTTCCACCATCTCAAATTTACAATATGGATGAGACTGGCGTAACTACGGTTCaggatacaaaaaaaattatagcgcCTAGGGGTCAAAAACGTATAGGAGCAGTCACGTCATGGGAAAGAGGTAAAAACGTAACCACTATCTGTGCTATGAGTGCTTCAGGGTCGTTCATTCCGCCTCTTTTTATTTTCCCTCGACAGCGTCACTCACCACAGCTAGAAAAAGACGGTCCACCaggagaaaaaaaataa